The following are encoded together in the Culex pipiens pallens isolate TS chromosome 1, TS_CPP_V2, whole genome shotgun sequence genome:
- the LOC128092381 gene encoding myosin light chain kinase, smooth muscle-like, which translates to MWQEESDAAPVFTFALRPRVMQLRDTCKLLCCLSGKPVPTVKWFKNGRELSRFEYAMTHTDGVVTMEIIDTKVDDSGEYKCVAVNPLGKAETSCVVIVEDRRRQFDHPQPKADGKKSIKKPEAKAAPSKQLGPPDARSRQSTRELLPLKSDSMMCPPDFTRKLKDVVASDGEPLQLNCHVSGDPLPQIVWTKNGKKLTSSAVIDIKYKSGIASLRINELFPEDSGTYVCTAKNSMGETSTQCVLDVKKGPAGTARPEKKGGSSKAPIINKHAESGYYKDGSEVTIVCNISCPDPFNVIWLHDNREIKNTPDFEYLNDGDVYSLHIPEIFPEDAGTYTCEAFNKGGESFSSCTITVLSSSEQKDTPTFAKFPASLSVLDGAKAVFTCETYDSPTKLEWYKDGEPINESSNRYRFVKKDNKYTFTIAKCSFEDIGQYQVRVVTRQGDALASFSVNVSA; encoded by the exons ATGTGGCAGGAAGAATCCGATGCCGCTCCGGTGTTCACCTTTGCTCTGCGTCCTCGTGTCATGCAGCTGCGAGATACCTGCAAGCTGTTGTGTTGTCTTAGCGGAAAGCCTGTGCCAACCGTCAAGTGGTTCAAGAATGGACGCGAGCTCAGCCGATTCGAGTACGCTATGACGCACACCGATGGCGTTGTAACGATGGAGATCATCGACACCAAGGTTGACGATTCGGGCGAGTACAAGTGCGTTGCCGTCAACCCGCTTGGAAAGGCTGAAACCAGCTGCGTCGTTATCGTTGAAGATCGCCGCCGCCAGTTTGATCATCCACAGCCGAAGGCTGATGGCAAGAAATCGATAAAGAAACCGGAAGCCAAGGCCGCTCCATCGAAACAACTCGGACCTCCAGATGCACGATCCCGCCAGTCGACCCGCGAGCTATTGC CACTGAAATCGGACAGCATGATGTGCCCACCGGACTTCACCAGAAAACTGAAGGACGTTGTCGCGTCCGACGGCGAACCACTGCAGCTGAACTGCCACGTTAGCGGCGATCCGCTGCCTCAGATCGTATGGACCAAGAACGGCAAGAAGCTGACCTCTTCGGCTGTTATTGACATCAAGTACAAATCCGGCATCGCTAGCCTTCGAATCAACGAATTGTTCCCGGAGGACTCTGGCACGTACGTGTGCACAGCGAAGAACTCCATGGGAGAAACCTCAACGCAGTGTGTGCTCGATGTGAAGA AGGGACCAGCTGGCACTGCCCGACCGGAAAAGAAGGGTGGCTCGTCCAAGGCCCCGATCATCAACAAGCACGCCGAGTCCGGTTACTACAAGGACGGCTCGGAAGTAACGATCGTTTGCAACATTTCCTGCCCGGATCCGTTCAACGTGATCTGGCTGCACGACAATCGCGAAATCAAAAACACCCCCGACTTTGAATATCTGAACGACGGCGACGTTTACTCGCTGCATATTCCTGAAATCTTCCCCGAGGACGCCGGTACGTACACGTGCGAGGCGTTCAACAAGGGCGGAGAGAGCTTCAGTTCCTGTACCATTACGGTTTTGTCGAGCAGCGAGCAGAAGGACACGCCGACCTTCGCCAAGTTCCCGGCCTCGTTGAGTGTGCTGGACGGTGCGAAGGCCGTGTTCACCTGCGAGACGTACGACTCTCCGACCAAACTCGAGTGGTACAAGGACGGCGAGCCGATCAACGAGTCCTCCAACCGGTACCGGTTCGTGAAGAAGGACAACAAGTACACCTTCACCATTGCCAAGTGCTCGTTCGAGGACATTGGCCAGTACCAGGTGCGGGTGGTCACACGCCAAGGTGACGCACTGGCTTCCTTCTCCGTCAATGTTAGTGCGTAA
- the LOC120428912 gene encoding myosin light chain kinase, smooth muscle-like isoform X1, translating into MADHDFAPSFTQKPQLRQEDDGNRLVFECQLIAKPKPAIEWYRSEELLSQNSRTKFKIQNFGENKYFVVLELDDVIDTDAGLYKVKAKNRMGEVSASINLNFSPVDEPVEKQIDGLAPTFIKKPSIQQENDGKRLIFECQIQADPKPQIRWSHNSKVIDNTPRHKFKVQNDGKLYCATLEVDNVSFEDSGKYKVTAKNELGESSATISLNFDSEEVPVPADGFKPAFTERPVTRQSDDGKNIIFECRCIGDPKPTYTWYHEKNEITMSGRFASEVEEDQNHCYLIRFTIKDVKQLDRGVYSVLAKNKHGDSSAIINLNFDSSSKLV; encoded by the exons atggcggaccatgattttGCGCCGAGCTTCACCCAGAAGCCCCAGTTGCGCCAGGAGGACGACGGGAACCGGCTGGTGTTCGAGTGCCAGCTGATCGCGAAGCCCAAACCGGCGATCGAATGGTACCGCAGCGAGGAGTTGCTGTCACAGAACAGCCGCACCAAGTTCAAGATCCAGAACTTTGGCGAGAACAAGTACTTTGTGGTGCTGGAGCTGGACGACGTGATTGACACCGACGCGGGCCTGTACAAGGTTAAGGCTAAGAACCGGATGGGCGAGGTGTCCGCCTCGATCAACCTCAACTTCAGCC CCGTTGATGAGCCTGTTGAGAA ACAAATCGATGGTCTCGCACCGACCTTCATCAAGAAGCCCTCGATTCAGCAGGAGAACGACGGCAAGCGGCTGATCTTCGAGTGCCAGATCCAGGCGGACCCAAAGCCCCAAATCAGGTGGTCCCACAACAGCAAAGTGATCGACAACACCCCGAGGCATAAG ttcaaaGTGCAAAACGATGGCAAACTGTACTGCGCAACGCTAGAGGTGGACAACGTCTCGTTTGAGGACTCGGGCAAGTACAAGGTCACGGCCAAGAATGAACTGGGCGAATCGAGTGCTACAATCAGCTTGAACTTCGACA GTGAGGAAGTTCCGGTCCCAGCGGATGGTTTTAAACCAGCCTTCACAGAACGACCTGTCACACGACAATCGGATGACGGCAAGAATATTATATTTGAGTGTAGATGTATCGGTGATCCGAAACCAACGTACACATG GTACCACGAAAAGAACGAAATCACGATGAGTGGCAGGTTCGCGAGTGAGGTCGAGGAAGACCAGAATCACTGCTACCTGATACGGTTCACAATCAAGGATGTGAAGCAGCTGGACCGGGGCGTATACAGCGTGCTGGCGAAGAACAAGCACGGCGACTCGTCGGCGATCATTAACCTGAACTTTGATTCGAGTTCGAAGCTAGTGTAA
- the LOC120428912 gene encoding disorganized muscle protein 1-like isoform X2, with the protein MADHDFAPSFTQKPQLRQEDDGNRLVFECQLIAKPKPAIEWYRSEELLSQNSRTKFKIQNFGENKYFVVLELDDVIDTDAGLYKVKAKNRMGEVSASINLNFSQRVEKRERQIDGLAPTFIKKPSIQQENDGKRLIFECQIQADPKPQIRWSHNSKVIDNTPRHKFKVQNDGKLYCATLEVDNVSFEDSGKYKVTAKNELGESSATISLNFDSEEVPVPADGFKPAFTERPVTRQSDDGKNIIFECRCIGDPKPTYTWYHEKNEITMSGRFASEVEEDQNHCYLIRFTIKDVKQLDRGVYSVLAKNKHGDSSAIINLNFDSSSKLV; encoded by the exons atggcggaccatgattttGCGCCGAGCTTCACCCAGAAGCCCCAGTTGCGCCAGGAGGACGACGGGAACCGGCTGGTGTTCGAGTGCCAGCTGATCGCGAAGCCCAAACCGGCGATCGAATGGTACCGCAGCGAGGAGTTGCTGTCACAGAACAGCCGCACCAAGTTCAAGATCCAGAACTTTGGCGAGAACAAGTACTTTGTGGTGCTGGAGCTGGACGACGTGATTGACACCGACGCGGGCCTGTACAAGGTTAAGGCTAAGAACCGGATGGGCGAGGTGTCCGCCTCGATCAACCTCAACTTCAGCC AAAGAGTCGAAAAGCGAGAACG ACAAATCGATGGTCTCGCACCGACCTTCATCAAGAAGCCCTCGATTCAGCAGGAGAACGACGGCAAGCGGCTGATCTTCGAGTGCCAGATCCAGGCGGACCCAAAGCCCCAAATCAGGTGGTCCCACAACAGCAAAGTGATCGACAACACCCCGAGGCATAAG ttcaaaGTGCAAAACGATGGCAAACTGTACTGCGCAACGCTAGAGGTGGACAACGTCTCGTTTGAGGACTCGGGCAAGTACAAGGTCACGGCCAAGAATGAACTGGGCGAATCGAGTGCTACAATCAGCTTGAACTTCGACA GTGAGGAAGTTCCGGTCCCAGCGGATGGTTTTAAACCAGCCTTCACAGAACGACCTGTCACACGACAATCGGATGACGGCAAGAATATTATATTTGAGTGTAGATGTATCGGTGATCCGAAACCAACGTACACATG GTACCACGAAAAGAACGAAATCACGATGAGTGGCAGGTTCGCGAGTGAGGTCGAGGAAGACCAGAATCACTGCTACCTGATACGGTTCACAATCAAGGATGTGAAGCAGCTGGACCGGGGCGTATACAGCGTGCTGGCGAAGAACAAGCACGGCGACTCGTCGGCGATCATTAACCTGAACTTTGATTCGAGTTCGAAGCTAGTGTAA